A single genomic interval of Zobellia nedashkovskayae harbors:
- a CDS encoding SDR family oxidoreductase, with translation MNTTQFGEQGWTPDRIISLKGKTFVITGTTSGTGYEAAKILLKKGATVVMLNRNLKKATVTIATLKQELGNAIPITNIEMDLASLTSVKKAAEEVLKTVTQIDALLCNAAIAQVPKQTFTEDGFESQLGVNHYGNFLLQALLYPRIEESKGRIVTVGSMGYTMGIKTIKFDDMNWDKNYGPNDVYSQSKLAQIMTVYELQDKLKEAGKTTVKAYACHPGASSTSLIKTSGSLLTRFMWQIMKLTPMVQSAEKGAYPELMCATEPDLAQEGFYGPTGKNYWTGPVGECKLEPHAKDKPIMEKLWSVSEDAVGYEWNV, from the coding sequence TCGTAATAACAGGTACTACAAGCGGTACAGGTTATGAAGCTGCAAAAATATTATTGAAAAAAGGAGCAACCGTGGTTATGTTGAACCGTAACCTAAAAAAGGCTACCGTTACCATAGCAACCTTAAAGCAAGAATTGGGTAATGCAATACCTATAACCAACATAGAAATGGACTTAGCATCCTTGACTTCTGTTAAAAAAGCTGCAGAAGAGGTGCTTAAAACTGTAACACAAATAGACGCGTTGCTATGTAATGCCGCCATAGCTCAAGTACCCAAACAAACCTTTACCGAAGATGGTTTTGAAAGTCAGTTAGGGGTAAACCATTACGGCAATTTTTTACTGCAAGCATTACTTTACCCTCGTATAGAAGAATCTAAGGGTCGTATTGTAACCGTTGGCAGTATGGGGTACACTATGGGAATTAAGACCATAAAGTTCGATGATATGAACTGGGACAAGAACTATGGTCCTAACGATGTATATAGCCAAAGTAAACTGGCGCAGATTATGACAGTTTATGAATTACAGGATAAATTAAAAGAGGCGGGTAAAACAACTGTAAAAGCATATGCCTGCCACCCAGGGGCATCTTCAACATCACTAATAAAAACCAGTGGAAGCTTATTGACAAGATTCATGTGGCAAATCATGAAATTGACACCAATGGTACAATCAGCAGAAAAAGGTGCGTATCCAGAATTAATGTGTGCTACAGAACCAGATTTGGCCCAAGAAGGTTTTTACGGCCCAACAGGAAAAAATTATTGGACCGGTCCGGTAGGAGAATGCAAGCTAGAGCCACACGCAAAAGATAAACCCATAATGGAAAAGCTCTGGTCAGTATCAGAAGATGCTGTTGGTTATGAATGGAATGTTTAA